One Pleurocapsa sp. PCC 7327 DNA segment encodes these proteins:
- a CDS encoding PAS domain S-box protein — protein MLSQITSAPIDYLSLALLLLGFASFFLGYLISRKQLKAALTHSKKIFEQAAVGIAQIACDGRFLEVNQSLCELLGYTAEELCQLLFTDIIYPDDFESDCTWGQGLLDDKTSSLLKEKRYIRKDGAIIWCQIAISVARDKVGNPEYSIAIITDISDRKRTEAALQESQEQFRNLVETSSDWVWEVNENAVYTYASPKVRELLGYEPEEVLGKTPFDLMPEAEARRVSEIFTTFVTQQLPFQCIENTNRHKDGRLVVLETSGVPIFDADGRFRGYRGIDRDITQRKQIETERLQAEQLLRESREHLNNILNSLQDLVWSISLETNQYIYINSVAESIYGHTISEFIENPNLWLEAVHPEDRQQVETASRLVIEQGINKDLEYRIVRPNGEVRWIRDRAQPIYDCSGKPIRIDGIATDITEKKHAQQALQHSEARNRAIVDAMPDLIMRVRQDGVCLDFIPPKESEARTFLPMEKHLCEVLPPQLLRKQLQAVERAIATGELQVYEHQLEKCGKLSYEEIRISPLGEEEALIVVRDISDRKQAEIDLQEKEDRLQKIISTISDGLLVVDLDGKVRFVNPAAESLFGLSMAELLDRSFGLPCVVGNIAEICIQQKTGELITTEMRVREINWQGKTAYLVSLRDITERYKAEQALQKSEEKYRQIVETAAEGIWVLDRDGNTSFVNSQMAQMLGYTVEEMMGKNLLAFLDEEDRAIAMAHRKRHLQGIRESFDFKLRRQDGTDLWTILSSNPLFDSEGNYAGALGMITDITDRKRIEQALYESERRLEGILSSIQDVVWSASATTLKTLYMNPTAEKVFGRSASEFYNHPTLWFKIVHPEDKKQVKHYLKQLHETGSLEMEYRIVRPDGEVRWLYNRSQVIYDGSGKAIRIDATDTDITERKQAEAQLQRNAFYDPLTDLPNRALFTDRLEHALQRLKRHPESLFAVLFLDLDGFKLINDSLGHLMGDRLLQGFARRLSEYLRPSDTLARLGGDEFTILVEDIKTVKEAVLIAERILQTLTLPFDLDGQQVFTNTSIGIALSNSDYQSSEEILRDADTAMYRAKGQGKGCYAVFDTKMYLLAVSRLQLETDLRRAINQQEFLVFYQPIVSLKSGKITEFEALIRWQHPKRGLILPAEFIPIAEETGLIIPIGQWMLKEACQQMRTWQEQFPQQLPLKININLSGKQLRGTNFIEQIDRVLAETGLDGSTLKLEITESLLIENVEVATDLLLELRKRNIELCLDDFGTGYSSLSYLHRFPVSTIKIDRSFIKQIKPEDDSSEIVRAIVALADILGMNAIAEGIETKEQLEQLKKLACEKGQGYLFSKPLSKEDAEAFLQKGRNRE, from the coding sequence ATGTTAAGTCAGATTACTTCAGCCCCGATCGATTATTTAAGTTTGGCGCTCCTCCTGTTAGGATTCGCTAGCTTCTTCTTAGGATATCTGATAAGCCGAAAACAATTAAAGGCAGCACTGACTCACTCAAAAAAAATTTTCGAGCAAGCGGCGGTAGGAATCGCTCAAATAGCTTGCGATGGCAGATTTTTAGAAGTCAATCAAAGTTTGTGCGAGCTTCTGGGTTACACTGCCGAAGAACTTTGTCAGTTGCTATTTACCGATATTATTTACCCCGACGATTTTGAATCCGATTGCACCTGGGGGCAAGGACTTTTAGACGACAAAACATCAAGCTTATTAAAAGAAAAGCGCTACATTCGCAAAGACGGAGCGATTATTTGGTGTCAGATCGCCATCTCGGTAGCACGCGACAAAGTAGGCAACCCCGAATACTCGATCGCCATCATTACAGATATTAGCGATCGCAAGCGAACAGAAGCAGCCTTGCAAGAAAGCCAAGAACAGTTTCGCAACTTAGTCGAGACAAGCAGCGATTGGGTATGGGAAGTCAATGAAAACGCGGTTTATACCTATGCTAGTCCCAAAGTTCGGGAACTGCTGGGATACGAACCGGAAGAAGTCTTGGGCAAAACTCCCTTCGATCTAATGCCCGAAGCAGAAGCTCGTCGGGTGAGTGAGATTTTCACTACCTTCGTAACTCAACAGCTTCCCTTTCAATGTATAGAAAATACCAACCGCCACAAAGACGGTCGTTTAGTCGTCCTCGAAACCAGCGGAGTTCCGATTTTTGACGCTGATGGCAGATTTCGGGGATATCGCGGCATCGATCGCGACATTACCCAACGCAAGCAAATAGAAACCGAGCGCCTACAGGCAGAGCAGTTATTGAGGGAGAGTCGAGAACATCTCAACAATATTCTCAATTCCCTCCAAGATCTCGTCTGGTCGATTTCCCTAGAAACCAACCAATACATCTATATCAACTCCGTCGCCGAAAGCATCTACGGTCATACCATCTCAGAATTCATAGAAAATCCAAACTTGTGGCTAGAAGCCGTTCATCCCGAAGATCGCCAGCAGGTTGAGACAGCTTCCCGCCTCGTAATCGAGCAAGGCATAAACAAAGATCTCGAATATAGAATCGTTCGCCCCAATGGAGAAGTGCGTTGGATTCGCGATCGCGCTCAACCGATTTACGACTGCTCTGGGAAACCGATTCGGATCGATGGGATTGCTACCGATATCACCGAAAAAAAGCATGCCCAACAAGCCTTGCAGCACAGTGAAGCTCGCAATCGCGCGATCGTCGATGCCATGCCCGATTTGATTATGCGAGTTCGGCAAGATGGTGTGTGTCTTGACTTCATACCCCCAAAAGAGTCAGAGGCAAGGACTTTTCTTCCTATGGAGAAACATCTGTGTGAGGTATTACCTCCCCAATTATTAAGGAAGCAATTGCAGGCGGTCGAGCGGGCTATAGCTACAGGCGAATTGCAAGTTTACGAGCATCAACTAGAAAAATGCGGCAAACTCTCCTACGAAGAGATAAGGATTTCTCCGCTGGGCGAAGAAGAAGCGTTGATCGTAGTACGCGACATTAGCGATCGCAAACAAGCAGAAATAGATTTACAAGAGAAGGAAGATCGCTTGCAGAAAATTATCAGCACAATTTCCGACGGTTTGCTCGTCGTCGATCTCGATGGCAAGGTGCGGTTTGTTAACCCGGCTGCCGAATCGCTTTTCGGACTTTCTATGGCAGAACTTTTAGACCGTTCGTTTGGCTTGCCATGCGTAGTCGGAAACATTGCTGAAATCTGCATCCAACAAAAGACAGGAGAACTAATTACTACTGAAATGCGAGTCAGAGAAATTAACTGGCAAGGAAAAACCGCCTACCTTGTCTCTCTGCGAGATATTACGGAACGCTACAAAGCCGAACAAGCCCTACAAAAGAGCGAAGAAAAATATCGCCAGATCGTGGAAACGGCAGCCGAAGGAATCTGGGTACTCGATCGCGACGGTAACACCAGCTTTGTCAACTCGCAAATGGCTCAGATGCTAGGCTACACCGTCGAGGAAATGATGGGAAAAAATTTATTGGCTTTTCTCGACGAGGAAGATAGGGCAATTGCTATGGCTCATAGAAAGCGTCACCTTCAAGGAATCCGAGAAAGTTTTGATTTCAAGCTCCGCCGCCAAGATGGAACCGATTTATGGACGATTTTATCTAGCAATCCTTTATTTGACAGCGAAGGGAATTATGCCGGAGCGTTGGGCATGATTACAGATATTACCGATCGCAAGCGGATAGAGCAGGCACTGTACGAGAGCGAACGACGGCTAGAAGGAATTCTCAGCTCCATTCAAGATGTGGTTTGGTCAGCCTCAGCAACTACATTGAAAACCCTCTACATGAACCCGACTGCGGAAAAAGTTTTCGGTCGCTCCGCATCGGAGTTTTACAACCATCCCACCCTCTGGTTTAAAATCGTGCATCCAGAGGACAAAAAACAGGTGAAGCACTATCTCAAACAGCTACACGAGACTGGCAGTCTCGAAATGGAATATCGCATCGTGCGACCCGATGGGGAGGTACGCTGGCTATATAATCGCAGTCAAGTCATTTATGATGGTTCGGGCAAAGCCATTCGGATCGACGCCACCGATACTGATATTACAGAACGCAAGCAAGCAGAAGCGCAACTTCAGCGCAATGCCTTTTACGATCCCCTAACCGACTTACCCAATCGCGCTCTCTTTACCGATCGCTTGGAGCACGCGCTTCAGCGCCTTAAACGGCACCCAGAGAGTCTATTTGCCGTCCTGTTTCTCGACCTCGATGGTTTTAAACTCATCAACGACAGCTTGGGACATTTGATGGGCGATCGCTTGCTACAAGGTTTTGCCCGTCGATTGAGCGAGTACCTTCGTCCCAGCGATACCCTAGCTCGACTCGGCGGCGACGAGTTTACAATTCTTGTAGAAGATATCAAGACGGTTAAGGAGGCTGTTCTCATTGCTGAGAGAATTCTCCAGACTCTGACTTTGCCTTTCGATCTCGACGGCCAACAAGTTTTCACCAATACCAGTATTGGTATTGCCTTGAGTAACTCCGATTATCAAAGCTCGGAAGAGATCCTCCGAGATGCCGATACCGCCATGTATCGGGCTAAGGGACAGGGCAAGGGATGTTATGCTGTGTTTGACACGAAAATGTATCTGCTTGCCGTATCTCGCTTACAACTAGAAACCGATCTGCGACGGGCAATTAACCAGCAAGAATTTTTAGTTTTCTATCAGCCGATCGTGTCGTTAAAAAGCGGGAAAATTACGGAATTTGAAGCATTAATTCGCTGGCAGCATCCAAAGAGGGGATTAATCTTGCCTGCCGAATTTATCCCCATCGCCGAAGAAACGGGCTTAATTATTCCCATCGGTCAGTGGATGCTCAAAGAAGCTTGCCAGCAAATGCGGACTTGGCAGGAGCAATTTCCACAGCAACTACCTTTGAAAATCAATATCAATCTTTCCGGCAAACAGCTTCGAGGAACTAATTTCATCGAGCAGATCGATCGCGTTTTAGCTGAAACGGGTTTGGATGGAAGTACTTTAAAGCTAGAGATTACCGAAAGCTTGCTGATAGAAAATGTCGAAGTTGCTACCGATTTACTCTTAGAATTAAGAAAGCGAAATATTGAGTTGTGTCTCGATGACTTTGGTACGGGCTATTCATCGTTAAGTTATTTACACCGTTTTCCCGTCAGTACCATTAAAATCGATCGCTCTTTTATAAAGCAAATAAAGCCCGAAGACGACAGCAGCGAAATTGTGCGAGCGATCGTCGCCCTGGCTGACATTTTAGGCATGAATGCGATCGCTGAAGGCATAGAAACCAAGGAACAACTCGAACAACTCAAAAAACTTGCTTGTGAAAAAGGACAAGGCTATCTCTTCTCAAAACCGCTCAGTAAAGAAGATGCAGAAGCCTTTCTTCAAAAAGGCAGGAATCGGGAGTAG